Proteins from one Coturnix japonica isolate 7356 chromosome 5, Coturnix japonica 2.1, whole genome shotgun sequence genomic window:
- the EIF2B2 gene encoding translation initiation factor eIF-2B subunit beta yields MPGAAERGSELSEQIESFVSRLRGGGHRPRSEDTARQTLSLLRKIIAHGRWGWAGELMDLIRTEGRRMTAAQPSETTVGNMVRRVLKVIREEYGRLHGRSEESDQQDSLHKLLTSGGLSEDFSTPYPSLRANVIEAINELLIELEGTTDNIAMQALEHIHSNEVIMTIGYSRTVEAFLKEAARKRKFQVIVAECAPFCQGHEMAVRLSKENIETTVMSDAAIFAVMSRVNKVIIGTKTILANGALIAVSGTHTLALAAKHHSTPLIVCAPMFKLSPQFPNEEDSFQKFVSPQEVLPFTEGEILAKINVHCPVFDYVPPELITLFISNIGGNAPSYIYRLMSELYHPDDYEL; encoded by the exons ATGCCGGGTGCGGCGGAGCGCGGCTCGGAGCTGTCGGAGCAGATCGAGAGCTTCGTGTCgcggctgcggggcggcgggcACAGGCCGCGCTCCGAGGACACGGCGCGGCAGACGCTGTCGCTGCTGCGGAAGATCATCGCGCACGGGCGGTGGGGATGGGCCG GGGAGCTGATGGATCTGATCCGGACGGAGGGCCGGCGGATGACGGCGGCGCAGCCATCTGAGACCACTGTGGGCAACATGGTGCGGCGTGTGCTGAAGGTCATTCGGGAGGAGTATGGCCG acttCATGGGCGCAGTGAGGAAAGTGATCAGCAAGATTCCCTGCACAAACTTCTGACTTCTGGAGGACTGAGCGAGGATTTCAGCACTCCCTACCCTTCCCTCAGAGCAAACGTTATTGAAGCTATCAATGAGCTGCTAATAGAGCTAG AGGGCACCACCGATAACATTGCCATGCAGGCACTGGAGCACATCCATTCCAATGAGGTGATCATGACCATCGGCTACTCACGCACTGTTGAGGCCTTCCTGAAGGAAGCTGCCCGCAAACGCAAGTTCCAGGTCATTGTGGCAGAGTGTGCACCTTTCTGTCAG GGTCATGAAATGGCTGTCCGACTATCTAAAGAGAACATTGAAACTACAGTCATGAGTGATGCTGCTATTTTTGCTGTCATGTCTCGAGTCAACAAG GTTATCATTGGTACAAAGACAATCCTGGCCAACGGTGCGCTGATTGCTGTGAGTGGTACTCACACTCTGGCACTAGCAGCTAAACACCACTCCACGCCGCTCATTGTGTGCGCCCCTATGTTCAAGCTCTCACCCCAG TTCCCTAATGAAGAAGATTCATTTCAAAAGTTTGTGTCACCACAGGAAGTGCTGCCATTCACAGAAG GGGAGATCCTGGCAAAGATCAACGTTCACTGCCCAGTGTTCGACTATGTCCCTCCAGAGCTCATTACTCTCTTCATTTCTAACATTGGGGGTAATGCACCTTCTTACATCTACCGCCTCATGAGTGAGCTCTACCATCCAGATGACTATGAACTCTAA